In Pochonia chlamydosporia 170 chromosome Unknown PCv3seq00008, whole genome shotgun sequence, the following proteins share a genomic window:
- a CDS encoding heterokaryon incompatibility protein (similar to Beauveria bassiana ARSEF 2860 XP_008598056.1) produces the protein MLCTACQRIFTPQLLVVHSTSIGELRIHHRSSRSLKHAIALGCYICNRLWASLRTTDRDTVSALAKSDPVLEDVSDVKSPGTLADSTEPFITAFGVDDGPPYGHLGWYQLKLAVNVKAMITSEMMPSRACWCDATFVLQPRDSKAILSRPHISPLSRRGTFSKIRISEPLSQNTKSIQLFDLAKSWIADCEENHPLCNKRPSEKDWYPTRLLEIQPSNSAGPHWRLIETRHSAIDGPYLTLSHCWGSAECIKLTTENYHNILLGLPSTILPQLYQDVLYVALNLGITYLWIDSLCIIQNGDGFADWRQEASLMGEVYSNSSCNISAVDVPDAHHSLFCARNPESLRPEVTYLTTDGQPAPYVISHLKFWESEVSHALVNSRAWVLQERLLSRRILHFGVRQLLWECQTKVAAEVYPDGLPPEISTLDSRIKSLSPARYIPVNCSNVAAHLLWPPIVEKYTACSLTFPNDKLVALSGIAKVLRPILQDEYVAGMWRRYLACELLWNVTPYPEGTPLGHGTYRAPSWSWASTTGAVAAGRPDIQAADVLITVESLGLEYSTDDNTGLIRSGWLRLRGMLKQILLVKPCLPDTCNTKNWNVVINGLHFSALDDYGMQETQLQVMLDSFHNSFKEQNANAALYCMPGRVRRTEEGSIYILLLEVVDRGRGIFRRIGLARGWGMDLQAKVLTRSDEESRFPCEEYTEDGHLICII, from the exons ATGCTGTGCACGGCTTGCCAGAGAATTTTTACTCCCCAACTTCTCGTTGTCCACTCAACCTCAATTGGAGAGTTAAGAATCCACCACCGATCTTCCAGGAGCCTCAAGCACGCTATTGCATTAGGATGTTACATCTGTAATCGATTATGGGCCAGCCTACGGACTACAGACCGCGACACGGtttcagccttggccaaaTCCGATCCTGTCCTTGAAGATGTGAGTGACGTTAAGTCGCCCGGCACGCTTGCGGACTCTACGGAGCCGTTCATTACGGcatttggtgttgacgatggcccACCATACGGCCATCTGGGATGGTACCAATTGAAGCTTGCTGTCAATGTGAAGGCAATGATTACTTCCGAAATGATGCCTAGCAGGGCGTGTTGGTGCGACGCGACCTTTGTATTGCAGCCTCGAGACAGTAAGGCCATACTGAGTCGCCCCCATATCTCTCCGCTGTCGAGGCGGGGGA CCTTCAGCAAGATAAGAATCAGCGAGCCTCTTTCACAGAACACAAAATCTATCCAGTTATTTGATCTTGCGAAGAGCTGGATCGCCGACTGTGAAGAAAATCACCCACTGTGCAACAAACGTCCTTCAGAAAAGGACTGGTATCCGACTCGTCTTCTCGAAATTCAGCCTTCTAATAGCGCAGGGCCACATTGGCGCCTAATCGAGACAAGGCATTCCGCTATTGACGGACCATATTTAACTCTTAGTCATTGCTGGGGCTCTGCTGAGTGTATAAAGTTAACAACTGAAAACTACCACAACATACTCCTTGGGCTTCCCTCAACGATTTTGCCTCAGTTGTACCAAGACGTGTTGTATGTGGCTCTTAATTTGGGTATTACATATTTGTGGATTGATTCTTTATGTATCATCCAGAATGGGGATGGATTTGCTGATTGGCGACAAGAAGCATCTCTGATGGGCGAAGTCTATTCGAACTCGTCCTGCAACATCTCTGCTGTGGATGTGCCAGATGCTCATCATTCTTTGTTCTGCGCCCGGAATCCAGAATCACTTCGCCCAGAGGTTACGTATCTCACTACTGATGGTCAACCTGCCCCGTACGTCATATCTCACCTCAAGTTTTGGGAAAGCGAAGTCTCTCACGCTCTGGTCAATTCTAGGGCCTGGGTTCTTCAGGAACGACTACTGTCTCGTCGCATATTGCACTTCGGGGTCCGCCAGTTGCTCTGGGAATGTCAAACGAAAGTCGCGGCCGAGGTCTATCCAGATGGCTTACCACCCGAGATCTCCACACTTGATTCCCGCATCAAGAGCCTTTCCCCAGCTCGGTATATTCCGGTAAACTGCAGCAACGTTGCAGCTCACCTACTCTGGCCTCCAATTGTCGAAAAATATACGGCATGCAGTCTTACATTTCCGAATGATAAACTCGTCGCTCTTTCTGGTATTGCAAAGGTTCTGAGGCCAATTTTGCAGGATGAGTATGTCGCCGGCATGTGGCGACGCTATTTAGCATGCGAGCTGCTCTGGAATGTGACTCCGTACCCAGAAGGTACACCATTGGGGCATGGGACATATCGTGCCCCAAGCTGGTCATGGGCGTCAACAACTGGAGCCGTTGCAGCTGGCCGGCCAGATATTCAGGCTGCTGATGTTCTTATTACAGTGGAATCCCTAGGCCTAGAGTACTCAACAGATGACAATACAGGCCTCATCCGGAGTGGATGGTTACGTTTACGCGGGATGCTAAAACAGATACTGCTGGTGAAGCCATGTTTGCCAGATACATGTAACACCAAAAATTGGAACGTAGTCATCAACGGTTTGCATTTCAGTGCTCTAGATGACTACGGAATGCAAGAAACACAGCTTCAAGTCATGCTCGATTCTTTTCACAATAGCTTTAAGGAGCAAAACGCCAATGCAGCACTGTATTGCATGCCTGGCAGAGTGCGGAGGACCGAGGAGGGGAGCATATACATCCTGTTATTAGAAGTCGTCGATCGGGGGAGAGGGATTTTCCGTCGCATAGGGCTTGCTCGTGGGTGGGGTATGGACTTGCAGGCAAAAGTCCTTACTCGCAGTGACGAGGAAAGCCGGTTTCCATGTGAAGAGTATACGGAGGACGGCCACTTGATATGCATCATCTAG
- a CDS encoding ankyrin repeats (3 copies) domain-containing protein yields MGAEVKAQGGRYGNALQAASRRGHLEIMQILLHKGADVNAQGGRYGNALQAASEGGHLKAVRMILDKGAEVHVQGGLYGNALQAASERGHLEIVQVLLDNVEAVTGTRQTDEDSKDRNA; encoded by the coding sequence ATGGGAGCGGAAGTCAAAGCCCAAGGAGGGCGATACGGCAACGCTCTGCAAGCAGCTTCTCGGAGGGGACATCTCGAAATTATGCAGATCCTGCTACACAAGGGAGCCGACGTCAATGCTCAAGGCGGACGGTATGGGAATGCTCTTCAGGCAGCTTCTGAAGGAGGTCATCTCAAGGCTGTGCGGATGATACTTGACAAGGGAGCtgaagtccatgtccaaggtGGACTATATGGCAATGCGCTCCAGGCAGCCTCTGAACGAGGACATCTCGAGATCGTGCAAGTCCTATTAGACAATGTAGAGGCAGTCACTGGTACCAGGCAGACAGACGAGGATAGCAAGGATAGGAATGCCTAA
- a CDS encoding hsp90 co-chaperone cdc37 protein (similar to Togninia minima UCRPA7 XP_007917174.1): MVDYSKWDALELSDDSDIEVHPNVDKRSFIRAKQNQIHNERRQRKINIDGLNYELVVNSRLLQRVSDLLQSLEAAGPESHNRSPTEVAFEMNMALAMRNPEDDNPPPPPEGVLEPEQSLTMIADLIAQSDNRLKELLKSDGTKITSESYRIGFDSSHVNKKSVGRSTSTQPELLNPNYDTGKVDVGSSADNSTDSTGELVQAVASPDAKKFAEIQPSNYPASRDFISSHPDILQESNIDGLLVEAFNIALEQEDDARARQYVHQAMLLQWCRTLGPDGVTVFFKGMTSPGHGAQEAFTKDVDERFQRIQQLAKENAEQRATKDEDVEHIQIHAIDKDTTIEIRVPRLDSEDDDEKKARTIFKQFSPDMRAALETGSLDEVNKVLGKMGVKDAEDMVALLIYWETTSSILSTIGLHNVLIGLIIAGITGGFSLLLLVPIVSSAAGALAGLAYYAYTANPPFINKVVSIAFCYLAWLIQEGTLPFYGYFILAPILQTRERVIFLMLFWAVMFVFMAARIVVAVIGLLNVLGKMPDALRQPIDIRLSITGFVAIALAECVTAVFLLKTLRLALRSSITSPMSSGKLYRLLMRSGEIRVATLTFIGIGRAVTYTLRKKQGIEYLEYRSVAGQLDTFMYTLEALFPVVMFVDIIASRLVFEDERRARSSNLANVAESRKVPNVGTQEIVSNSQV; encoded by the exons ATGGTTGACTACAGCAAATGG GATGCCCTAGAACTGAGCGACGATTCCGACATCGAGGTACATCCCAACGTCGACAAGCGATCCTTTATCAGAGCAAAGCAGAATCAAATCCATAATGAGCGACGGCAACGTAAAATCAACATCGATGGTCTCAATTATGAACTTGTTGTGAATAGTAGGCTCTTGCAGAGAGTATCCGATCTGCTTCAATCTTTGGAAGCGGCTGGACCGGAATCTCACAACAGAAGCCCAACTGAGGTTGCATTCGAAATGAACATGGCGCTGGCCATGCGTAACCCAGAGGACGACAATCCGCCACCGCCTCCAGAGGGTGTGCTTGAGCCCGAGCAATCCTTAACT ATGATTGCGGACCTGATCGCTCAATCAGACAACAGACTGAAAGAATTACTGAAGTCAGATGGAACCAAGATCACCAGTGAGAGCTATCGCATAGGCTTCGATAGCTCTCATGTGAACAAGAAGTCTGTAGGAAGatcgacatcaacacaaCCAGAGCTACTAAACCCAAATTATGACACAGGCAAGGTGGATGTTGGGAGTTCAGCTGATAACTCGACTGATTCTACCGGAGAGTTGGTTCAGGCTGTAGCATCGCCGGACGCGAAGAAGTTTGCAGAAATTCAACCCTCAAACTACCCAGCCAGTCGCGACTTCATCTCTTCTCACCCCGACATACTCCAAGAGTCCAATATAGACGGTCTCCTAGTTGAAGCCTTCAACATAGCACTagagcaagaagatgacgCCCGAGCGAGGCAGTATGTGCATCAAGCGATGCTCCTGCAGTGGTGCCGTACGTTAGGCCCTGACGGTGtcaccgtcttcttcaaaggGATGACTTCACCGGGACATGGTGCTCAAGAGGCTTTCACCAAGGATGTTGACGAGCGATTTCAGCGTATacagcagcttgccaaggaAAACGCGGAGCAACGTGCCACAAAGGATGAAGACGTGGAGCATATCCAAATTCACGCTATCGATAAAGACACGACCATTGAAATCAGAGTTCCCCGCCTGGACTctgaggacgatgacgaaaAGAAGGCCCGCACAATTTTCAAGCAATTTTCTCCCGACATGAGAGCTGCACTTGAAACTGGCTCGTTGGACGAGGTTAACAAAGTTCTGGGGAAGATGGGAGTTAAGGATGCCGAAGATATGGTTGCTCTTCTTA TCTACTGGGAAACAACTAGTTCCATACTTAGCACTATTGGGCTTCATAATGTTCTTATTGGCCTTATAATTGCTGGCATCACGGGCGGGTTTtcgcttctccttctggTGCCGATTGTTAGCTCCGCTGCGGGTGCTCTGGCTGGTTTAGCATACTATGCTTATACTGCTAACCCGCCGTTCATTAATAAGGTCGTCTCTATCGCGTTCTGCTATCTCGCTTGGCTA ATTCAAGAGGGTACACTACCCTTCTATGGCTACTTTATACTGGCCCCTATCTTGCAAACTAGGGAACGCGTGATCTTCCTAATGCTCTTCTGGGCGGTAATGTTCGTCTTTATGGCTGCCCGTATCGTTGTCGCCGTGATCGGGTTACTTAATGTCCTCGGGAAAATGCCTGATGCCCTACGCCAACCCATCGACATCAGGCTGTCTATTACTGGCTTCGTGGCTATCGCGTTAGCTGAGTGCGTAACGGCTGTGTTCCTACTAAAGACGCTTCGCTTAGCGCTCCGGTCGTCAATAACAAGCCCTATGAGCAGCGGCAAGCTGTACCGGCTCCTCATGCGCAGTGGCGAGATACGCGTCGCTACGCTAACGTTTATTGGCATTGGGCGCGCTGTGACGTATACCTTGCGCAAAAAGCAAGGCATTGAGTACCTTGAGTACAGGAGtgtggctggccagcttgaTACGTTCATGTACACGCTAGAGGCTCTATTCCCAGTGGTTATGTT CGTTGATATTATCGCCTCACGCCTCGTGTTTGAGGACGagaggagggcaagaagcagcaaccTCGCTAATGTCGCCGAATCCAGGAAGGTGCCTAATGTGGGAACGCAAGAGATCGTTTCAAATAGTCAGGTATAA
- a CDS encoding FAD binding domain-containing protein (similar to Colletotrichum gloeosporioides Nara gc5 XP_007285943.1) has product MLPWARITGERPLNAIPSGKRAPCSLVAPAPHLPQVLQIGQLKMISANSSFKAIIIGGGPVGLATAHALHLANIDFVLLERRPAIVEDKGASLIVHPHTLRVLHQFGVLDELLPRGAELSHHLSFLASGHVFNESNRYTQIRENHGHGPVAFHRAELVETLYNGLPTTIRENILTDKKVVDIQTAQDGVTVACADGSTFLGSIVIGADGVHSKTRLLMRGLALAEDPSREWDPQQPYTAEYKLLFGSFPSPSPPGQGYDIQAKDRAIMYFSGPERGWFFLYKRLQKPTSERTSYTDEDIDKMAKEFAEFPLTRGVKVKDVWPKMLGSGLTNLDEGLVKNWSFGRIVLVGDACHKMTTHLGLGFNHGIQDVVVLCNRLRKSLQATPSGKVDANTLTGVFFEYAAVRMGSLSSLTGDIYKSGLETRMHAWHNLGYYVLSRYLSVPSAVENLVMQYMMMPEFRKGQVLDYVFKEERMKGKVSWIYSMGFGQHDD; this is encoded by the exons ATGCTGCCGTGGGCTAGAATCACTGGCGAACGACCTCTCAATGCCATTCCCAGTGGTAAGAGGGCTCCCTGCTCGCTGGTGGCTCCCGCACCCCATCTCCCGCAAGTATTACAGATTGGCCAGCTCAAGATGATATCGGCCAACAGTTCTTTCAAAGCTATAATCATTGGGGGAGGCCCAGTCGGTCTTGCTACCGCGCACGCCCTCCACCTGGCCAACATCGAtttcgtccttcttgagcGCCGCCCTGCAATCGTTGAGGACAAGGGGGCGAGCCTTATTGTCCATCCGCATACCCTCCGAGTTCTCCATCAGTTTGGCGTTCTAGATGAATTACTGCCTCGTGGTGCAGAGTTATCCCACCATCTCTCATTTCTCGCAAGCGGTCACGTCTTCAACGAGAGCAATAGGTATACTCAGATACGTGAAAA ccatggccacggGCCCGTTGCTTTCCACCGCGCAGAGTTAGTCGAGACGCTATACAACGGCCTACCTACCACGATCAGAGAGAATATCCTGACGGACAAAAAGGTCGTTGACATTCAAACAGCACAGGATGGAGTAACTGTAGCTTGCGCCGATGGCAGTACCTTTCTCGGGTCGATTGTGATTGGCGCCGACGGCGTCCACAGCAAAACGAGACTATTGATGCGCGGTCTCGCCCTCGCAGAAGACCCATCACGAGAATGGGATCCCCAGCAGCCATACACAGCAGAATACAAGCTTCTGTTTGGTTCATTtccgtctccatctccgCCTGGTCAAGGATACGACATCCAGGCCAAGGACAGGGCGATAATGTATTTTAGCGGGCCTGAACGCGGGTGGTTTTTCCTATACAAGAGACTACAGAAGCCGACCAGTGAGCGGACAAGTTATACGGATGAAGATATcgacaagatggccaaggAGTTCGCAGAGTTCCCGCTAACAAGGGGCGTCAAAGTCAAGGATGTGTGGCCAAAGATGTTGGGTTCGGGGTTGACGAATCTGGACGAAGGGCTTGTGAAGAACTGGAGTTTTGGGCGGATAGTCCTTGTGGGCGATGCGTGTCACAAGATGACTACACATCTTGGTCTCGGATTTAACCACGGCATTCAGGATGTGGTGGTACTCTGTAACCGTCTTCGCAAGTCTCTACAGGCAACACCCAGCGGGAAAGTCGATGCCAACACCCTCACGGGTGTGTTTTTCGAGTACGCGGCAGTCCGGATGGGCTCTTTGAGCTCGCTCACGGGTGATATTTACAAGTCTGGGCTTGAGACCCGTATGCATGCCTGGCATAACTTGGGGTATTATGTTCTTTCGAGATATTTATCAGTGCCGAGTGCGGTCGAGAACCTGGTCATGCAAtacatgatgatgccggaATTTCGAAAGGGCCAGGTTCTGGATTACGTGTTCAAGGAAGAGCGGATGAAGGGCAAGGTCAGTTGGATATATTCTATGGGGTTTGGGCAACATGACGATTAG
- a CDS encoding alpha/beta hydrolase family domain-containing protein produces MVNTIRHGRTDLSKLIVELEDILESGKIENHIALGWSLGGHVVWQAWLWEPKIASAVIIVGCPDIPGLMQSRARKSKVQWTGSFQGSRIFPSDVSNICMYSDPKTYLFGRDALEKITLSSNDECRLWTVLNHTIRGKKLLLCSGQEDELVPYTITQPFVQQLSCAISRQNWQGEDAVTIDDRLYGGIGHEFSNNMVKDAVEWIMGASRAGRRREQGNISTHRNGPFL; encoded by the exons ATGGTAAATACCATCAGACACGGACGAACAGATCTATCGAAACTCAttgttgagcttgaggaTATTTTGGAAAGTGGCAAGATCGAAAACCACATTGCTCTTGGGTGGAGTTTGGGCGGACATGTGGTCTGGCAAGCTTGGCTCTGGGAGCCCAAGATAGCTTCTGCTGTAATTATTGTAGGATGCCCTGATATTCCTG GTTTAATGCAGAGTCGTGCACGTAAGTCCAAAGTTCAATGGACGGGTTCTTTCCAAGGTAGCCGAATTTTTCCCAGTGACGTTTCCAACATCTGTATGTACAGCGACCCAAAGACATATCTGTTTGGAAGAGATGCACTGGAAAAGATCACGCTATCGTCCAATGACGAATGTCGCTTATGGACTGTTCTCAATCATACTATCAGGGGAAAGAAATTGCTGCTATGTTCCGGACAGGAGGATGAGCTCGTGCCATATACCATCACCCAGCCATTTGTGCAACAACTATCATGCGCAATCAGCCGGCAAAATTGGCAAGGAGAGGATGCAGTAACAATTGATGATAGGCTTTACGGTGGAATAGGGCACGAGTTCAGCAATAATATGGTTAAAGATGCCGTAGAATGGATCATGGGTGCTTCAAGAGCTGGACGACGGCGAGAGCAGGGCAACATTTCTACTCATCGTAATGGGCCATTTCTTTAG
- a CDS encoding carboxylic acid transporter (similar to Neosartorya fischeri NRRL 181 XP_001261697.1): MRNHMEAGWFYSPRQIARYAATRVTSLKPPKARVNNPVRVLAELNGYQWSMFFLGFIAWVWDAVDFFTVSLALTEIAKDFGVENSEVSWGITVSLMLRSVGALTFGAFADRYGCKWPMIVALGLFVILELASGFCQTLPQFLAVRSLYGIAMGGMYGPAASTALSDLPYDARGVLSGLYQNGYSTGYLLACVFYRALVPTTSHGWRSLFWFCSVPPLFIIVFRWYMPETCHFKALKASREAQVISEQTTQEPSATRSRNTTKYLELAAFAKESARAIRQNWVLFIYMVIMMTGFNSCSHGSQDFFPTYLKSQVNLDATQVVIISVVGQLGSITGGTILGYISTYSGRRLIMLIACICGGALVPAYIIPRSMVLVATAFFEQVFVGGVWGPIPIHLMELSPPALRTTVVGLTYQLGNLASSACATIQAIIGERFPLAPGPHGEKRFDYGKVIAIFMGSVWAFLFVLLLIGPEMTQGERDAEAEAARNLERLRLDGMNLDQVQVVVAEKQVD; this comes from the exons ATGCGTAACCACATGGAAGCCGGGTGGTTCTATTCACCTAGACAAATTGCCAGATATGCTGCAACTCGAGTGACTAGTCTTAAGCCTCCAAAG GCAAGAGTTAACAACCCGGTACGAGTTTTAGCGGAATTGAACGGATATCAGTGGTCTATGTTCTTTCTAGGTTTCATAGCATGGGTTTGGGATGCTGTTGACTT TTTCACTGTGTC ACTAGCTCTGACGGAGATTGCGAAagattttggtgttgaaaacTCTGAGGTTTCTTGG GGGATAACCGTGTCTCTGATGCTTCGGTCCGTTGGAGCGCTAACATTCGGAGCATTTGCTGATCGATATGGATGCAAGTGGCCCATGATAGTTGCATTGGGTCTCTTCGTTATCCTTGAGCTGGCATCTGGGTTTTGCCAAACTCTACCACAGTTTCTTGCGGTACGATCACTCTATGGTATTGCCATGGGAG GCATGTATGGACCGGCTGCCAGCACAGCATTGTCAGATCTCCCTTACGACGCGAGAGGAGTCCTTTCTGGGCTATATCAAAACGGGTACTCTACTGGCTACTTACTTGCCTGTGTATTTTACAGAGCCTTGGTTCCAACGACTAGTCATGGCTGGCGGAGCCTCTTCTGGTTCTGCTCTGTTCCTCCATTGTTTATCATAGTTTTCCGTTGGTATATGCCCGAAACATGCCACTTCAAGGCATTGAAGGCAAGTAGAGAGGCACAAGTCATAAGCGAGCAAACCACTCAAGAACCATCAGCCACAAGATCTCGCAACACCACAAAATACTTAGAATTGGCTGCTTTCGCGAAAGAATCTGCGAGAGCTATCCGGCAAAATTGGGTTCTGTTTATCTACATGGTCATTATGATGACCGGATTCAACTCCTGCTCCCATGGCAGTCAAGACTTCTTCCCAACTTACCTGAAAAGCCAGGTAAATCTCGATGCTACTCAAGTTGTCATAATATCGGTTGTTGGACAACTCGGCTCTATCACAGGTGGCACCATCTTAGGGTACATCAGCACATATTCTGGCAGACGGCTCATCATGCTGATTGCTTGTATATGCGGAGGAGCTTTGGTACCTGCATATATAATCCCGCGAAGTATGGTTCTCGTCGCAACTGCATTCTTTGAGCAGGTatttgttggcggcgtttggggaCCAATTCCGATTCACCTTATGGAATTGTCACCGCCTGCGCTGCGAACGACGGTCGTAGGCCTGACTTATCAGCTTGGCAACCTGGCTTCATCTGCATGTGCAACGATTCAAGCAATCATTGGCGAGCGATTCCCCCTGGCACCAGGACCACACGGAGAGAAGAGATTCGACTACGGCAAGGTGATTGCAATATTCATGGGCTCTGTTTGGGCGTTCCTTTTTGTCTTACTGCTCATTGGGCCTGAAATGACGCAGGGAGAGAGGGATGCGGAAGCTGAGGCAGCCCGGAATCTGGAGAGGTTGCGACTTGATGGCATGAATCTGGATCAAGTTCAGGTCGTTGTTGCTGAAAAACAGGTGGATTAG
- a CDS encoding C6 transcription factor (Ctf1B) (similar to Aspergillus flavus NRRL3357 XP_002385446.1) has protein sequence MPFNGDTLQAAKQRGSGCVEAPRSTSSDTIGRTSLTAEIPERRLTNCSSGSSMTREHTTAESNYANDIPGVAIPPYVKPFPKTMSKDDIDYLVRKQVLNLPSVKFRNICLQGYVEWVHFFCPLLDLGAFLNSISCPSDQRDDGVSLMLLYAVLLTGVAFIDERYILDAGYESRLAVRKEFFTKAKILYSFGCELDRKVIVQSLLLMSYFQEKHDEPTNHWYWAELGCVMARTIGLFLDPTASNLPGRTKRLWKRIGWSCILRDRVLNLGVRMPPKVRQEEFRVPNLVEEDFEPMRFTEEVTSLLPDCELLQDEQMQRHLARMCIEKTKLCILLGDVFNCLYKEGSPKLGETSEITLILQPKSGDLNASDVAEIGNNLQTWLKNLPSDVQSLQPLDPIIRKKERIAFAHSSMLHMFYQTILCAFYRPQILAAPSPTARDTTTQRMSYSTMMITRHFEDLQSYGLIQYLPSSAVTFLLTAAVNHLVEYKTVDEEDSQERHLRRFRDCLGYLKTLQTVHVYAKYGGIFLISSARQEGITVPTEPPDPEPTQTSNVPFNPTDREGLGPWAVAHTPDVLMHAPNTDPATKKNKRSLRSESNSISADGFSFPDIRSDADQISSNNQLLDDTTYHRIEDMNYHGWIPGVAQSGAELPDADTVSNSSGFLNCTLWEHGWIDQIAENWLEQLPSGQDSLGLNYTVMSNMELP, from the exons ATGCCTTTCAATGGGGACACTCTGCAAGCAGCCAAACAAAGAGGCTCGGGATGTGTTGAGGCACCAAGATCTACATCCTCGGACACCATTGGTAGAACATCACTCACTGCAGAAATCCCCGAGCGTAGACTTACCAATTGTTCATCAGGGAGCTCCATGACGCGAGAGCATACAACAGCCGAATCCAATTATGCGAACGATATCCCCGGGGTAGCAATACCGCCCTACGTCAAACCATTTCCCAAAACCATGAGCAAAGACGACATTGACTACTTAGTTAGGAAGCAAGTATTGAATCTTCCATCGGTTAAGTTCCGTAATATTTGCCTCCAGGGTTATGTCGAATGGGTTCATTTCTTTTGCCCGTTGCTCGATCTGGGAGCATTTCTAAATTCAATATCGTGCCCTTCTGATCAACGGGATGATGGCGTCAGCCTCATGCTCTTGTATGCGGTCCTCCTTACAGGAGTTGCCTTCATCGATGAGCGGTATATCTTGGACGCAGGCTATGAGTCGCGGCTTGCGGTTCGCAAAGAGTTTTTCACCAAGGCAAAG ATTTTATACTCATTTGGTTGCGAATTGGACCGGAAAGTGATTGTGCAGTCCTTGCTACTCATGTCCTATTTTCAGGAAAAGCACGACgaaccaaccaaccactGGTATTGGGCAGAGCTGGGTTGTGTCATGGCTCGCACAATTGGCCTTTTTCTTGACCCGACTGCATCCAACTTGCCAGGCCGAACGAAGCGGCTGTGGAAAAGAATCGGTTGGTCCTGTATTTTGCGAGATCGCGTTCTCAATCTTGGCGTACGAATGCCACCCAAAGTTCGGCAAGAGGAATTCCGGGTCCCAAATCTCGTCGAAGAGGATTTCGAGCCAATGCGATTTACGGAAGAGGTAACGAGCCTCCTACCGGACTGTGAACTTCTTCAAGATGAGCAAATGCAACGACACCTCGCCAGGATGTGCATTGAAAAAACAAAGCTTTGTATCTTACTTGGGGATGTGTTCAACTGTCTCTACAAAGAAGGAAGTCCCAAGCTTGGCGAAACTTCGGAGATAACACTCATTCTCCAACCCAAGTCAGGAGATTTGAACGCGTCAGACGTTGCGGAAATCGGAAACAATCTGCAAACTTGGCTGAAGAACCTGCCGAGTGACGTTCAAAGTCTTCAACCGCTTGATCCCATCATACGCAAAAAGGAACGAATTGCATTTGCACACTCGTCCATGCTTCACATGTTCTATCAAACCATACTTTGTGCCTTTTATAGACCACAGATTCTCGCAGCACCATCGCCAACTGCTCGAGACACTACCACCCAACGCATGAGTTATTCAACCATGATGATAACACGACACTTTGAGGATCTACAAAGCTATGGCCTCATTCAATATCTACCTTCATCCGCCGTCACTTTTCTGCTCACCGCTGCAGTGAACCATCTCGTGGAATACAAAACGGTCGACGAAGAAGACTCGCAAGAGCGGCATCTACGAAGATTTCGCGATTGCTTGGGCTACTTAAAGACTCTTCAAACTGTACATGTGTATGCGAAATATGGCGGAATATTCTTGATAAGCTCTGCCCGCCAAGAGGGTATCACGGTACCTACcgagccaccagacccagagcCAACACAAACGTCGAACGTGCCGTTCAACCCAACAGATCGAGAAGGGCTTGGTCCGTGGGCCGTGGCACATACTCCGGATGTGCTTATGCATGCACCCAACACTGATCCTGCAACTAAAAAGAACAAACGTAGCTTGCGAAGTGAATCGAATTCTATTTCCGCAGATGGGTTCTCATTTCCTGACATCCGGTCAGATGCCGACCAAATATCATCGAACAATCAACTACTTGATGATACTACCTACCACCGCATTGAAGACATGAACTACCACGGTTGGATTCCGGGGGTTGCTCAGAGCGGTGCAGAGCTGCCTGATGCTGATACTGTGTCGAACAGCTCAGGGTTCCTGAATTGTACGCTCTGGGAACATGGCTGGATTGACCAAATCGCGGAAAATTGGCTTGAACAACTACCAAGTGGGCAAGACAGCTTAGGGCTGAATTATACAGTTATGTCGAACATGGAGTTGCCATAG